The nucleotide sequence CCCCGATCACGAAGGGGCCATACCGCCGGGGAACGGAAAAGCCCGGCGGGGGCGCCAGACCCCGTCGGGGCCGTGTTCGTACAGGCTGAAGCCATCGATGCGGAACGACGCCTCGTAACCGGAGAGTTTGTCGAACGCCCGGTCGAGCACGTCGTCCGGCAGGTCGTGGGCGACCGTCACGTGCGGGTGGTACGGGAAGTGCAGCCCGCGCAGCAGCGGCCCCGAGCGGACCGCCTCCTCCAACCGCTCGCAGTCCGTGATGCCGCGCGCCACCTGCACGAACACCACCGGGGAGGTCGGGCGAAACGTTCCGGTGCCGCGCAGGATCATCGGGAACGGTCGTTCGACCCCCGCGACCGCGCGCAGGTGCTCCTCGATCTCGCCGAGCGCGGCGTCCTCCACCTCGGTGGGCGGCAGCAGCGTCACGTGCGTCGGAATCGCGCGGGCCAGCGGGTCGCCGAAACCCGCCCGCAAGTCCTGGAGCTGCCCGCCCCAGGGCTCGGGGATCGCGAGGGAAACACCGATCGTGCGCATGCCCGCTCCGCGACCGCTCAGGCCCCGGCGCCGGGGGCCAGCGGCGGCAGGAAGCCGATGCGGTCGTACGCCTCGGCGAGCGTGACCGACGCGACCTCCCGCGCCTTCGCGGCGCCCTTCGCCAGGATGCGGTCCAGCTCGGCCGGGTCGTCGTGGTACGTGTGGAACCGCTCCTGGAACGGCGTGACGAAGTCGACCAGCACCTCCGCCACCTCCTTCTTGAAGTCGCCGTACATGCGGCCCGCGAAGCGCTCCTCCAACTCCGCGACCGGCGTGCCGGAGACCGCCGCGTGGATCGTCAGCAGATTGCTGATGCCCGGCTTCTCCTTCTCGTCGTAGCGGACCTCGGTGCCGGTGTCGGTGACCGCCCCGCGGATCTTCTTCGCGGTCTGGTTCGCCGGGTCGAGCAGGTTGACGATGCCCTTCGGCGACGACGCCGACTTGCTCATCTTCACCGTCGGCTCCTGGAGGTCGACGATCTTCGCCGTCTCCTTGACGATGTACGCGTCCGGCACCGTGAAGGTCGGCCCGAACCGTGCGTTGAAGCGCTGCGCGAGGTCGCGCGTCAGCTCCAGGTGCTGGCGCTGGTCCTCGCCGACCGGGACCGCGTTGGCCTGGTAAAGCAGGATGTCGGCGACCTGGAGCACGGGGTACGTGAACAGCCCGACGGTCGTCGTCTCGCTGCCCTGCTTGGCCGACTTGTCCTTGAACTGCGTCATGCGCGACGCCTCGCCGAACCCGGTCAGGCAGTTCATCACCCAGGCGAGCTGCGCGTGCTCCGGGACGTGGCTCTGCACGAACAGCGCGCAGCGGTCCGGGTCGAGCCCGGCGGCCAGCAGCTGGGCCACCGACACGCGGGTGTTGGCGCGCAGCTCGGCCGGGTCCTGCGGGACCGTGATGGCGTGCAGGTCGACGACCATGTAGAAGGCGTCGTTGGCGTCCTGAAGCGCGACGTACTGCCGCACGGCACCGAGGTAGTTCCCCAGGTGGAACGAGCCGGCGGTGGGCTGGATGCCGGACAGCACGCGGGGACGTGCCCCGCGGGATCCCGAGGCGGTCGTAACGGTCGCAACCATAGGCGTCATTCTCTCAGGCGCGGACGACTGCTCGGTTCCGGGGCGCGGGATCGCGGTGTCGCGGTCGTCACGCCGGGTGCGCGGATGCCGCGGACGCGAGCCCGGGCCGGCGACGTGCGCGGGCTCGGACGCGGGAGCGAGACGCGTGGGAACGGCGCGCGCAATATGGTCGGGCGCCGCAACGAAGCGCCACCAAGCCATCCCTAAGTGCAACGATCCGGACGAGGCACGCAACGTTCGCGCATTTACCGCGATAGGCCGACCGGCCTAGGCTGGCCAGGGCCGACACACAGGGTCGCGGACCGGGCATCCAGGGTGACGAAGTGTGGCAGGGGTGCGTCGGGCATGGCCGGGCCCCGGAAACCCCGGGCGCCCTCCCGTGGACGCTGTCGTCCGGTGACACCGGAGAACGCCGGAAAACGAGGGGCGGCCCCGCACGCGGGGGTGTTCCGTTCCGTTTCAGGGAGAACGCGTGCGCCTGACCCTTCCGCCCGTGGCCGGAGCAAGCACGATGTCGCCCGCCACCCGCTCGCGCCGGACGCGCATGCCCCGGCCCCGCCACCGCCGCGAGGCGGTCGGCAGACAGGCGTCACGCCGCGTCTACGTCATGTGCCCGCCGACGCACCACGCGGGCGCGGCGACGGACGCGCCGCGCCCGGCCGGTACGGACGACGGCCCGGCCGGCGACAGCGGCCCGGCGCGCTCGCCCGCGGTCGCGGGTTCGGCGGCGGGTTCGGCCGCGGGGTCGGGGTGGGCACTCACGGAGGGGTTCCGCGCGGGGTCGGCGGCGCGGGCCGCGGCGGGCGGTACGGCGGGCGGCGCCGACGGGGCGGGTTACGCGGGGTATGCCGGTTACTCCGGTTACTCGCGCTCCCTGGGCCCGACGGGGAACGCGGTCGGCGGCCTCGATGCCCTGAGCGGGCTCGGCGGGCTCGGCGGGCTCAGCGGCCTCGGCGACTTCGGCCACCGCGGCGACCTCGGCAGCCTCGGCGCGGAGAGCCGCGCGGCGGGCGGCGCCGCCGGCGGCCCCCCGGAGTCCCCGATGGAGCAGTGGGAGCGGCTGCGCGAGGTGCTGCTGCGGCTCGGGCACACGGTCAGCCTGATCCCGCCGCGCGGCGGGCTGCCCGGCATGGTGTTCGCCGCGCACGCCGCGACCGTGGTCGACGGGCGCGTGCTGGGCGCGCGGTACCGGAGCATGGCCCGGCAGCCGGAGTCCCCCGCGTATCTGCGGTGGTTCGCCGACCGCGGCTACCGCACGCGCCTCGAACCGGTGTTCGCCCACGAGGGCGAGACGGACCTGATCCCGGCGGGCAGCCACCTGCTGGCCGCGTACGGGCCGCACACCGAGGCACGGGCGCACGCGGAGGCGGGCGACTTCCTGGGCCTGCCGGTCGTGCCGCTGGAGCTGACGAACCCCCGGATCACCCGGCTCGGCAGCGCCATAGCGGTGCTGACCGACCGGACCATCGCGTACCACCCGGCGGCGTTCTCGGCGACGGCGCGCGAGCGGCTGGCGCGGATGTTCCCCGAGCGGATCCCGGTCGGCGAGGAAGACACGCTGGCCGGCGGGCTCGACGCGATCTGCGACGGGCGGACGGTCGTCCTGACCGACCGCGCGCCGGGCCTGGCGGCGCAGCTCGCGCGCCACGGGTTCCGCACCATCGCCGTCGACATGTCGTGCTTCGCGGGACTCGGCGCCGGCGTACGCAGTTGTGTGCTGGAGCTGCGCGTCAATCATTGACAGTTCGGGCATGTCCGAAATCGTTCGATGATGGTTCGACGTGTGTTCCCTGCCGGGCGGAAGGACGCCATGTGATCAAGCACGACGAGGAACTGATCGCGCTCGCCGGCACCTACAGCGCGCACAACTACCACCCGCTGCCCGTCGTCGTCGCCCACGCCGAGGGCGCGTGGATGACCGACGTCGACGGCCGCCGCTACCTCGACATGCTCGCCGGGTACTCGGCGCTGAACTTCGGCCACCGCAACCCGCGCCTGATCGAGGCCGCCAAGCGCCAGCTCGACCGCGTCACCCTCACCAGCCGGGCCTTCCACAGCGACAAGTTCGGGGTGTTCTGCCGCCGACTCGCCGAACTGTGCGGCATGGACATGGTGTTGCCGATGAACACCGGGGCGGAGGCGGTCGAGACGGCGATCAAGACCGCGCGGAAGTGGGGCTACGAGGTCAAGGGCGTTCCGGACGGCCGGGCGAAGATCGTCGTCGCGACGG is from Yinghuangia sp. ASG 101 and encodes:
- a CDS encoding 2'-5' RNA ligase family protein — its product is MRTIGVSLAIPEPWGGQLQDLRAGFGDPLARAIPTHVTLLPPTEVEDAALGEIEEHLRAVAGVERPFPMILRGTGTFRPTSPVVFVQVARGITDCERLEEAVRSGPLLRGLHFPYHPHVTVAHDLPDDVLDRAFDKLSGYEASFRIDGFSLYEHGPDGVWRPRRAFPFPGGMAPS
- the trpS gene encoding tryptophan--tRNA ligase produces the protein MVATVTTASGSRGARPRVLSGIQPTAGSFHLGNYLGAVRQYVALQDANDAFYMVVDLHAITVPQDPAELRANTRVSVAQLLAAGLDPDRCALFVQSHVPEHAQLAWVMNCLTGFGEASRMTQFKDKSAKQGSETTTVGLFTYPVLQVADILLYQANAVPVGEDQRQHLELTRDLAQRFNARFGPTFTVPDAYIVKETAKIVDLQEPTVKMSKSASSPKGIVNLLDPANQTAKKIRGAVTDTGTEVRYDEKEKPGISNLLTIHAAVSGTPVAELEERFAGRMYGDFKKEVAEVLVDFVTPFQERFHTYHDDPAELDRILAKGAAKAREVASVTLAEAYDRIGFLPPLAPGAGA
- a CDS encoding dimethylarginine dimethylaminohydrolase family protein, translating into MRLTLPPVAGASTMSPATRSRRTRMPRPRHRREAVGRQASRRVYVMCPPTHHAGAATDAPRPAGTDDGPAGDSGPARSPAVAGSAAGSAAGSGWALTEGFRAGSAARAAAGGTAGGADGAGYAGYAGYSGYSRSLGPTGNAVGGLDALSGLGGLGGLSGLGDFGHRGDLGSLGAESRAAGGAAGGPPESPMEQWERLREVLLRLGHTVSLIPPRGGLPGMVFAAHAATVVDGRVLGARYRSMARQPESPAYLRWFADRGYRTRLEPVFAHEGETDLIPAGSHLLAAYGPHTEARAHAEAGDFLGLPVVPLELTNPRITRLGSAIAVLTDRTIAYHPAAFSATARERLARMFPERIPVGEEDTLAGGLDAICDGRTVVLTDRAPGLAAQLARHGFRTIAVDMSCFAGLGAGVRSCVLELRVNH